Genomic DNA from Clostridium sp. BJN0013:
CCCATGCAGTGGAATGATAAAAAGAATGCAGGTTTTACCACAGGTATTCCCTGGTTTAGTGTAAATGAAAATTATAAGAAAATTAATGTGGAAAATCAATTGAAGGATTCCAAGTCCATACTTAATTTTTATAAGAAAATGATTAGTATTAGAAGAGAAAATAAAGTTTTTATCTACGGAAATTACAAAATGATTTTGAAAGATCATATGAGTATATTTGCATATACAAGAACTTTTAAAGGTGAAAAGGCCATTGTAATATGTAATTTAAGTGCGGTTAATGCGTTATATAGATATGATACAATAAAATTAAATTATTCAAATTTTCTATTAGGTAATTATCCCATAGATAAAGAAAAATATGCTACAGAATTTGTATTAAAGCCTTATGAAACTAGAATTTATAAATTAAATTGTTTGGAGGAAGATTCAGTTTGGAAGAAAAATATGTAATAGGAGTTGATTTAGGGGGCACTAAAATAGCTGCTGCTTTAGTGGATTTTAAAGGAGCAATAATATGTAAATATACCTTGCCTACAAAAGCGGAAAAAGGAGAAAAATATATATTAGATAATATAATAAAAATCATAGAAAAAGTAATGAACTTTGGCGGAGTTTGTAGTAAAAAAATAAAATGTATTGGATTAGGAGCTCCGGGTCCTCTTGATATAGACAAAGGAAAAATTATATGTACTCCAAACCTGCCCTTTAAAAATTTTAATATTGTAAGCCCCTTGAAAAATCATTTTAAGATGCCCGTATTTTTAGATAATGATGGTAATGCTGCGGCTATAGGCGAACACACGTTCGGTGCAGGAAAAGGAATTAATAATATGGTGTTTATAACTGTTTCTACGGGGATAGGAGGAGGAGCAATATTAAATGGACAGATATATAGGGGTAATACCAAAAATGCTCTGGAAATAGGACATATGACCTTAGATGCACAGGGTCCGCTTTGCAATTGTGGTAATTTTGGATGTGCAGAAGTAATGGCTTCAGGAACAGCTATAGCTAGAGAAGCAAAAAAAGCAGTAGAGATGGGATATAACACCACACTTGCATTATATAAAAATATAACTTCAAAAGAGGTCTTTAAAGAAGCTCAATTGGGAGATAGTATATCACAAAACATACTAGATACAACTTTAAATTATCTGGGTATATGTGTAGCGAATATAATTACTTGTTTAGATCCGGAAGCTGTGATTATAGGTGGAGGAGTCTCAAAAGGGGGAAAAATCATCTTTGATAAAATAAATGAAGTAGTGAAAAGGAGATGTTTTGATACAGTAAGTAAAAATACAAGGATACTTCCTGCACTTTTAGGAACAGATGCAGGCGTTATAGGAGCTGCAGCACTTGCATTTATAGAAGAAAAATTTTAGTGGTTTTCTTCTATAAATTATGTGGATCAATTTAAAAAAGAACCTCAGTCTCATCTGGAGTTTCATCTGGGTTATCTAGTGGTGCAGTAGGTGAAATAGATGTTCTAATTTCTCCACCAGTTTCTTTTACAATTTTATTTAATTTATCAATATCATCATCCGTAATAAAATCCGCATCCACTATTACTTTATAGCAGATGTTCTCAATCTCTCTGAAACTACCAAAACCGCCCATTATAGGACTTCCAGGATGAGAACTGTATAAGGAATTTCTATAATTTATTATATTTGAAAAGTTCATTTCCGAATCTGAATCCATAGTATTTATGTCTATGTAATTATCATTTAAATCAAGAGCAGTGTTAAAACCATTCAAGTTAAGTTCTTCTACTGCAATATTAGCGTTTTTTATCCCTCTATAGTGAATTTCAATTCTCATTTTTACCATCCTCCTTATGAAATATATAATGTATTTTCCCACTTATTTTAAATAATATTCAATTTCTTAAAGTAGCCTATTTTTGATCACTTACATATTTATATATTGAGGTGATTTTATTGATAGTAGATGCTGTATTTGAAGGTGG
This window encodes:
- a CDS encoding ROK family protein, translating into MEEKYVIGVDLGGTKIAAALVDFKGAIICKYTLPTKAEKGEKYILDNIIKIIEKVMNFGGVCSKKIKCIGLGAPGPLDIDKGKIICTPNLPFKNFNIVSPLKNHFKMPVFLDNDGNAAAIGEHTFGAGKGINNMVFITVSTGIGGGAILNGQIYRGNTKNALEIGHMTLDAQGPLCNCGNFGCAEVMASGTAIAREAKKAVEMGYNTTLALYKNITSKEVFKEAQLGDSISQNILDTTLNYLGICVANIITCLDPEAVIIGGGVSKGGKIIFDKINEVVKRRCFDTVSKNTRILPALLGTDAGVIGAAALAFIEEKF